From Triticum aestivum cultivar Chinese Spring chromosome 4A, IWGSC CS RefSeq v2.1, whole genome shotgun sequence, a single genomic window includes:
- the LOC123085536 gene encoding L-ascorbate peroxidase 1, cytosolic — MAKTYPVVSAEYQEAVEKARQKLRALIAEKNCSPLMLRLAWHSAGTFDVSSKTGGPFGTMKKPAEQAHAANAGLDIAVRMLEPMKEEIPTISYADLYQLAGVVAVEVSGGPVIPFHPGREDKPQPPPEGRLPDATKGSDHLRQVFGKQMGLSDQDIVALSGGHTLGRCHKERSGFEGPWTRNPLKFDNSYFTELLSGDKEGLLQLPSDKTLLTDPVFRPLVEKYAADEKAFFEDYKEAHLRLSELGYAEA; from the exons ATGGCGAAGACCTACCCCGTCGTCAGCGCCGAGTACCAGGAGGCCGTCGAGAAGGCCAGGCAGAAGCTCCGCGCCCTCATCGCCGAGAAGAATTGCTCCCCGCTCATGCTCCGCCTCGC GTGGCACTCGGCCGGGACCTTCGACGTGTCGTCCAAGACAGGCGGCCCGTTCGGGACGATGAagaagccggcggagcaggcgcACGCCGCCAACGCGGGCCTGGACATCGCCGTGCGGATGCTCGAGCCCATGAAGGAGGAGATCCCCACCATCTCCTACGCCGATCTCTACCAG CTTGCGGGAGTTGTCGCCGTGGAGGTCTCCGGTGGGCCCGTGATCCCCTTCCACCCAGGGAGGGAG GACAAGCCTCAGCCCCCACCTGAGGGTCGCCTCCCTGATGCTACCAAGG GTTCTGACCACCTAAGGCAAGTCTTTGGCAAGCAGATGGGCTTGAGTGATCAGGATATTGTTGCCCTCTCTGGTGGCCACACCCTG GGAAGGTGCCACAAGGAGAGGTCTGGCTTTGAGGGACCCTGGACAAGGAACCCTTTGAAGTTTGACAACTCTTACTTCAC GGAGCTTCTGAGTGGTGATAAAGAGGGACTTCTTCAGCTTCCAAGTGACAAAACCCTGCTGACTGACCCTGTCTTCCGCCCTCTTGTGGAGAAATATGCTGCG GATGAGAAGGCTTTCTTTGAGGACTACAAGGAGGCACACCTCAGGCTCTCCGAACTGGG GTACGCCGAAGCGTAA